The Mucilaginibacter rubeus genomic interval CCAATAAATTACAAACAGCACCGGATTTACCGAATGCAGCAGCTCATCGGCAAGCTTAGATAACCCTGTAGGATGCCACAAGTTGCGAAGCACCAGGTTATAAACCAGGCCTACTATGGTAATGTATAAAGCAATAGCACTGAAAACATGGGGTTGGAAAAAGTATTTCCCTAAACGGCTGTTAATATTAAATAAAGCCGTCATGCTCAAAGCAGCAAGTAAATTGGTAAGGATGGTGAAGAAACTAAATAACTGCATCAGCGTACCCGCAAGGGTTCTTCCTGTTTGCAAATAATTGGGGATGGCTATCCCAATTTGCAGAATTAAAGCGAACCATAAAACGCTAACAGTAGCAATATGCAACCATTTACCGCCGGTAACCGTATAATTGTTATATAATTTATCTTGCTCCATAGCTATTTTACAATGTTTAAATTTATCATAAACATCCCGGTAAAATAAGATCAAAATAAATATTACCCCAAAACATATAATAAAATGCAAGGGTGAGTAACCTAATGCTTTTTTTATACGTAATATATTTTTATGGAGGATTTTATTCTAAATTAGTATAATATTAACTTTTTTGGATAAAATACGATAAACACCTTCATTAAGTTGAACGACCTGATAACTAATCGCAATTAAAAATTAATTAAACGCCAGATGAAGTATGAGGGGTTATGTAAATATACCAGGGTCGGTTAATTGCAACTGCTGCAAAGTTTGCGGTGCAAGGCCAATAATTGTGCTGATAAGAGATGTTGGATATGTGGTAAAATGCCCTGTTGATGACAGCCATTACAAGACCCATCCGGGCCTTATTGATATTAACGACTGGAACGTACACAACAGCGAATGTATTAACCACGAGGAAGAAAAACTGATATTCAGTTTTCATTGAATGTATTTATGTAATTTATTTGTGCACTGCTAAAATCACAATGCTAAACCTATATATTTAGGCAATTAAATTACCAATCCTAAATATGACGTCGTTATCAACAATCATTAAAACAGCTAAAATAACTACACTGCTGCTGGCCATAACTGTGCTTTTGCCGGTGGTTTGTAAAGCCCAAAGTGGCACCGATATCTCGCCTGTGGTTGATCACATAGCCATCACCACCAGTAACCTTAAAAAAAGCACCGAGTTTTATACCAAAGTACTGCATCTCAAAAAAGTTGACAATCCCTTTGCTGATACCGTACATCAATGGTACAGCCTCGGCAACAATGTAAAACTCCACGTTATTCAGGCCGAACGCAACGAAAAACAAGTTAAAGGAGTGCACCTTTGCTTTACGGTTTCATCGGTAAAAGAATTTGCAAAAAGCCTTGAGAAAATGAATATCCCCTACTCCAACTGGAAAGGCGATAGTAAAGAACCAACTTTTCGTGGTGATGGTGTACTGCAATTATATTTCCAGGATCCGGATGGTTATTGGAT includes:
- a CDS encoding Pr6Pr family membrane protein; this translates as MEQDKLYNNYTVTGGKWLHIATVSVLWFALILQIGIAIPNYLQTGRTLAGTLMQLFSFFTILTNLLAALSMTALFNINSRLGKYFFQPHVFSAIALYITIVGLVYNLVLRNLWHPTGLSKLADELLHSVNPVLFVIYWLAYMPKANLKWTQALSWLWFPLIYSVYIFIRGSISHLYPYPFLDVDKLGIPQVAINSLFMLIAFLLVGFLFVWINRIMVKRKS
- a CDS encoding VOC family protein, which codes for MTSLSTIIKTAKITTLLLAITVLLPVVCKAQSGTDISPVVDHIAITTSNLKKSTEFYTKVLHLKKVDNPFADTVHQWYSLGNNVKLHVIQAERNEKQVKGVHLCFTVSSVKEFAKSLEKMNIPYSNWKGDSKEPTFRGDGVLQLYFQDPDGYWIEINSPAKK